One genomic region from Rubinisphaera margarita encodes:
- a CDS encoding DJ-1/PfpI family protein gives MADPKILLLAGDFVEDYEIMVPFQTLQTLGFQVDAVCPDKKAGDKVRTAIHDFEGDQTYTEKPGHNFTLTADFDSVNPADYAGLLIPGGRAPEYLRLNERVLEIVRIFMKDNKPVAAVCHGLQILAAAGVLEGRSCTAYPACAPEVKVAGGTYVSTEIDASVVDGNLVTSPAWPAHPAWLRDFAKLLGVTISH, from the coding sequence ATGGCTGATCCAAAGATCCTTCTGCTTGCCGGCGATTTCGTCGAAGACTACGAAATCATGGTTCCGTTCCAGACGCTGCAGACCCTCGGGTTCCAGGTCGATGCTGTCTGCCCGGACAAGAAAGCCGGTGACAAGGTCCGGACCGCCATTCACGATTTTGAAGGCGATCAGACCTATACCGAGAAGCCGGGACACAATTTCACGCTCACAGCCGATTTCGACAGCGTCAATCCGGCGGACTATGCCGGACTGCTGATTCCCGGGGGCCGGGCTCCTGAGTATCTGCGGCTCAACGAGCGTGTGCTCGAAATCGTGCGAATCTTCATGAAGGACAACAAGCCGGTCGCGGCGGTTTGCCACGGATTGCAGATTCTGGCCGCCGCTGGTGTGCTCGAAGGTCGCAGCTGCACCGCTTATCCCGCCTGTGCTCCGGAAGTGAAAGTCGCCGGCGGAACGTATGTCAGCACCGAGATCGATGCCTCGGTCGTTGACGGCAATCTGGTCACTTCGCCGGCCTGGCCGGCTCATCCCGCCTGGCTGCGTGATTTCGCGAAGCTGCTGGGCGTCACGATCTCTCACTGA
- a CDS encoding ABC transporter ATP-binding protein, translating into MSDVVIRAEGLGKQFRIGKKQPYSRLSEVLMGWLTAPFRQSRDGDSSSETTFWALRDVDFEVHRGDVVGIIGRNGAGKSTLLKVLSRITEPTSGRFGIKGRVGSLLEVGTGFHQELTGRENIYLSGTVLGMQRHEIAAQFDEIVAFAGLEKFLDTPVKRYSSGMQVRLGFAVAAHLQPEILIVDEVLAVGDAEFQRKCLQKISDVAHSGHTILIVSHSMISIQRLCNKCLWLEDGTSTMYDDVNAAVDKYLTSFWPAADQTYREFELDESKPVQLARISLHNQNGDPAISFSCDEPIGIDMEFEVRRDIAGVYGYLELVRADGLTVLVSDSQDLASNPFATLQPGRRTIRMTVPPRVLGHGEYSVYLSLASRREETFQVDLPGNTLAFRVSDLLTARGDNRGGVVSTLLEWKPIDL; encoded by the coding sequence ATGAGCGACGTCGTCATCCGCGCCGAGGGACTCGGCAAACAATTTCGTATCGGGAAGAAGCAGCCCTACAGCCGGTTGTCCGAAGTGCTGATGGGCTGGCTGACGGCTCCCTTCCGCCAAAGCCGGGACGGCGACTCTTCCAGCGAAACGACGTTCTGGGCTTTGAGAGACGTCGACTTCGAAGTCCACCGCGGCGACGTCGTCGGCATCATCGGACGCAACGGAGCCGGCAAGAGTACGCTGCTCAAAGTCCTGTCCCGCATCACGGAACCGACCTCGGGGCGATTCGGAATCAAAGGGCGAGTCGGCTCGCTGCTTGAAGTCGGGACCGGATTTCATCAGGAACTGACTGGTCGCGAGAACATCTATCTCAGTGGGACCGTGCTCGGCATGCAGCGGCACGAGATCGCTGCTCAGTTCGATGAGATCGTGGCGTTCGCCGGTCTCGAAAAGTTTCTCGATACGCCCGTCAAGCGGTACTCCAGCGGGATGCAGGTGCGACTCGGCTTCGCGGTCGCCGCCCATCTGCAGCCCGAGATTCTTATTGTCGATGAAGTACTTGCTGTCGGCGATGCCGAGTTTCAGCGGAAGTGCCTGCAGAAAATCAGCGATGTCGCCCACAGCGGACACACCATTCTGATCGTCTCGCACAGCATGATTTCGATCCAGCGGCTCTGTAACAAATGCCTCTGGCTGGAAGACGGCACCTCCACGATGTACGACGATGTCAACGCGGCCGTCGACAAATACCTGACCAGCTTCTGGCCAGCCGCTGATCAGACTTATCGCGAGTTCGAGCTCGATGAATCGAAGCCCGTTCAGCTCGCCCGAATTTCGCTGCACAACCAGAACGGCGATCCCGCGATCTCGTTCAGCTGCGACGAGCCGATCGGGATCGACATGGAGTTCGAAGTCCGTCGGGACATCGCCGGCGTCTACGGTTACCTGGAACTTGTCCGAGCGGACGGCCTGACCGTCCTCGTTTCGGACAGTCAGGATCTGGCCAGCAATCCATTCGCGACATTGCAGCCGGGTCGGCGAACGATCAGAATGACCGTGCCGCCACGGGTGCTCGGACACGGGGAATACAGCGTCTATCTCTCGCTGGCCAGCAGACGGGAAGAGACTTTCCAGGTCGATCTGCCGGGGAACACACTCGCGTTTCGCGTCAGCGATCTCCTGACCGCTCGCGGCGACAACCGGGGCGGTGTCGTCAGTACCCTGCTCGAATGGAAGCCGATCGACCTGTAG
- a CDS encoding transcriptional regulator: protein MLSNHSRFEGKDTETLPRELVELGRHLHKMPLSVQKELMDSYDQVVDCVRRRRRILNLVQEALAQLRLDIKYLMFDLEVTRRERDELKAQLDERE, encoded by the coding sequence ATGCTGTCCAATCATTCCCGCTTCGAAGGCAAAGACACGGAAACCCTCCCTCGGGAACTGGTTGAGCTGGGACGGCACCTGCATAAAATGCCGTTGTCTGTGCAGAAGGAACTGATGGACAGCTACGACCAGGTGGTCGACTGTGTCCGTCGTCGCCGGCGGATTCTCAATCTCGTGCAGGAAGCGTTGGCACAACTGCGTCTGGACATTAAATATCTGATGTTCGACCTTGAGGTGACCCGCCGGGAACGCGATGAACTGAAGGCCCAACTCGACGAACGGGAGTAA
- a CDS encoding c-type cytochrome, with protein sequence MISLRRKFVPGLLVGLLALPTFALAQNPSVAPMIRLLDSDRLPEARYPLVVELISKRGDAEDLQTVFEKACNDFSPKTRLAAFQTLAQTTRDRKIKPAGDLSQLSTVLDRAIESKDVSLQRQLIQLVGLWQVKGLAGDLEKRLQDGSAKGLTGVILDALADLGGAEARSVIESLTSGKHSKSVRAEAIRALAGLNVDAAASAAAQFLADASPRDNLNSVIQPFLDRQGGPEKLGQAVAQQEISADVAKLALRSMLTAGRNDEALSNPLSAAAGLNATTEPMTKEELAQLAQEVQKHGDAARGEKIFRREELNCYKCHAIGKAGGEIGPDLSAIGGSSPIDYLANSLLFPSQAIKEAYKTLMILDIDGLQHTGIVVDQDDDRIILRDAQGKEKTIAVDDIEFEKEGDSLMPSGLTKFLTHQEFLDLVRYLSALGKDSGYTMSADPTVYRWRIYPRPPGKVTGELFDDDSVRNMLFEYAPEKWQPIYAYASGEIPVGEAKSIARNSVVFLMADFDVTVPGNIAIDLPGQQGLTVWVDDERVPVEQLQNVNVSQGSHRLLLRIDTATYEPSAIKAVIRKGKSPAAEYSIKVGL encoded by the coding sequence GTGATCTCTTTGCGTCGAAAATTCGTCCCTGGCCTCCTTGTTGGACTGTTGGCCCTGCCGACTTTCGCTCTGGCTCAGAACCCCTCCGTTGCGCCGATGATTCGTCTGCTCGACAGCGATCGGCTGCCCGAAGCCCGGTATCCGCTTGTCGTTGAACTCATCAGCAAACGGGGCGATGCGGAGGATCTGCAGACGGTCTTTGAAAAAGCCTGCAACGACTTTTCGCCCAAGACACGTCTGGCGGCTTTTCAGACCCTCGCCCAGACAACACGGGATCGTAAGATCAAGCCTGCCGGCGATCTCTCCCAGCTCTCGACGGTACTTGACAGAGCGATCGAATCGAAAGACGTCTCTCTGCAGCGGCAACTGATTCAACTCGTCGGGCTCTGGCAGGTGAAGGGGCTGGCCGGAGATCTGGAAAAACGACTGCAGGATGGTTCGGCCAAAGGTTTGACCGGGGTGATTCTCGATGCCCTCGCTGATCTCGGTGGGGCGGAGGCGCGGAGCGTGATTGAGTCGCTTACGTCCGGGAAGCATTCCAAGTCGGTGCGAGCCGAAGCAATTCGGGCTCTGGCCGGACTCAATGTCGACGCAGCCGCCTCGGCCGCTGCTCAGTTTCTGGCGGATGCCAGTCCCCGTGACAATCTGAACTCCGTGATCCAGCCGTTTCTGGATCGTCAGGGGGGGCCTGAGAAGCTGGGGCAGGCGGTTGCTCAACAGGAGATCTCGGCCGATGTCGCCAAACTGGCCCTGCGATCGATGCTGACGGCTGGCCGGAACGATGAAGCGCTTTCGAATCCTCTTTCCGCGGCCGCCGGATTGAATGCCACGACCGAACCGATGACCAAGGAAGAGCTGGCCCAGCTGGCCCAGGAAGTTCAGAAGCATGGCGACGCGGCTCGTGGCGAGAAGATTTTCCGCCGCGAGGAGCTGAACTGTTATAAGTGTCACGCCATCGGCAAGGCCGGCGGAGAAATCGGTCCGGATCTGAGCGCCATCGGCGGCAGCTCGCCGATCGATTACCTCGCCAACTCGCTGCTCTTCCCCAGCCAGGCGATTAAAGAAGCGTACAAGACGCTCATGATTCTCGACATCGATGGGCTTCAGCACACCGGAATTGTCGTCGATCAGGACGACGACCGGATTATTCTCCGCGATGCTCAGGGGAAAGAAAAGACGATCGCCGTCGACGACATTGAGTTCGAGAAGGAGGGTGATTCGCTGATGCCTTCGGGCCTGACAAAGTTCCTGACGCATCAGGAGTTTCTCGATCTGGTCCGGTACCTCTCGGCTCTCGGCAAGGATTCCGGCTACACGATGTCGGCGGATCCGACTGTCTATCGCTGGCGGATCTATCCGCGTCCCCCTGGAAAGGTGACCGGCGAACTGTTTGATGACGATTCCGTCCGCAACATGCTCTTCGAATATGCCCCGGAGAAGTGGCAGCCGATTTATGCTTACGCCTCTGGCGAGATTCCGGTTGGTGAAGCGAAGTCGATTGCCAGGAACAGCGTCGTCTTCCTGATGGCTGATTTCGATGTGACCGTTCCCGGGAATATCGCGATCGACCTGCCTGGTCAACAGGGGTTGACCGTCTGGGTGGATGATGAGCGCGTTCCCGTCGAGCAACTGCAGAACGTGAATGTTTCTCAAGGCTCGCATCGGCTTCTGCTGCGGATTGATACCGCGACGTATGAGCCTTCGGCGATCAAGGCTGTGATTCGCAAAGGAAAAAGCCCGGCTGCTGAGTACAGCATTAAAGTCGGTCTGTAG
- a CDS encoding ABC transporter permease, translated as MSTNSSTDDLTWFGRRTVWDSINVMEIGRFRSLIWQFALRDLKVRYRQTLIGALWAVIQPVVTMIVFGMLFSTLDGRPTTSGLPYAVTSLCALIFWQFVATSVVAATQSISMNAQLVQKVYFPKIILPLASMIPPLVDLAIAAVVLIGVMLWYGVGVSLQILWLPVIALGLFLTALAAALWFSAMNALYRDVQYTVPFLISIGLLASPVTYELAAVLERMSPTVQFVYCLNPFVGLLSLIRWSILDTTFPPLIPLIISGIGTTILLLSGIYNFGRMERLFTDRV; from the coding sequence ATGTCGACCAACTCTTCTACCGACGACCTGACCTGGTTCGGGCGACGGACCGTCTGGGATTCCATCAACGTGATGGAGATCGGGCGTTTCCGCAGTCTGATCTGGCAGTTCGCGCTGCGGGATCTGAAAGTCCGCTATCGACAGACGCTCATCGGCGCTCTCTGGGCAGTCATTCAGCCCGTTGTCACTATGATCGTCTTCGGCATGCTGTTTTCGACACTCGATGGCCGTCCGACAACCAGCGGGCTGCCGTATGCCGTCACCTCGCTCTGCGCTCTGATTTTCTGGCAATTCGTAGCCACTTCCGTCGTCGCGGCGACGCAGTCGATTTCCATGAATGCTCAACTGGTGCAGAAGGTCTACTTTCCGAAAATCATTCTGCCGCTGGCCTCGATGATCCCTCCGCTGGTCGACCTGGCGATTGCAGCCGTCGTGCTGATCGGCGTGATGCTCTGGTACGGCGTCGGCGTTTCATTGCAGATTCTCTGGCTGCCCGTCATTGCTCTCGGACTGTTTCTCACCGCACTGGCGGCTGCGTTGTGGTTCTCGGCCATGAACGCCCTCTATCGCGACGTCCAATATACGGTGCCGTTTCTGATCAGTATCGGTCTGCTGGCCAGTCCGGTCACTTACGAGCTGGCCGCGGTCCTCGAACGCATGTCGCCCACGGTGCAGTTCGTTTATTGCCTGAATCCGTTTGTCGGACTGCTTTCGCTGATCCGCTGGTCGATCCTCGATACGACATTTCCCCCGCTGATTCCGCTGATCATTTCGGGCATCGGCACCACGATTCTGCTCCTGTCCGGCATCTACAATTTCGGCCGGATGGAACGCCTCTTTACGGATCGGGTGTGA